The Pirellulales bacterium genome contains the following window.
CCGGCGCACGAGGAAGCCTTGGGCGAGCGTAAGAATGATGCCCAGGTAGGCAAACGTGGCCAGCACGACGAAGAGCGTGAGCTTGTCCGCTTCGCGGTAACCAAGACTTTTGCCGAAGGAGATCAGCCCGCGCAGCGGCGCCGAGCGAGTGGCGGGCATCGCCTCGGTCGCCGCGCCTTCGGGCGGTGCCACGGGAGCCGGCTCCAAAGAGTCTTCGAGTCGTTCGGCAAAATCGCGATCGCGGTCGCTTCCCACCATGTGCTTGATTTGCAAGGAGAGCGTCGATTCGAAATTCGCGAAGGAGAACACGGCCACGAACGAGGCGAGCAGCAAGAGCCCGATCGAGGGGCGCGACAAGGCCGCATGCAAACCGCGCCGATCGAATAAGCTACGCGCGGCGCTTTCGCTGTCGCGCGACAAGGATTCCGGCAGCCGAAAAATCGCCAACAATAGCGCAACGCCCGAGAGCGCCGCTGCCAAAAAGCCGGGCCAGGGGCTCGTCGCCGCCTCGCCGCCGGCCAAGAGCGCCGCGCCCCCCAGCACCGGTCCCACGGTAAAGCCCAAGGCAAACGCGGCGCCGATCAGGGCCATGCCTTTGGCGCGTTCGTGCTTGCCTGTGCAGTCCGCGATAAAGGCCTGGGCCGTCGAGATCGTGGCGCCAGCGATGCCCGCGCCGATACGCGTGATGAACAAGCCCGCCAGGCTGCGCCACGCCGTGGCCAGCCCGAACATGGCGTAGAACAATGTCGAGCCGGCCAGGCCGAGGATCACGATCGGCCGCCGTCCATAGCGATCGCTCAGCCGGCCCCAGATGGGCAGGAACAAAAACTGCATGGCCGAAAAGCTCGACATCAACAAGCCCACGACAATGCCCGTTTGCTGCTCGCTGAAGCCGTGCATCTCGGCGAAGTGCTGCCCATAAATCGGCAAGAGCGGCAGCACCATGCCAAATCCTAACAGGTCGATGAAAACTGTCAGGAAGATGATCAAGAGCGCCGAGCGTCGTGGTGGCGAGGGCGAGGAAGCCATGCGGGGCGCGTTTGCTGGAGTGAGGAATCGTGTCGGCGACGCGCGCCTGCAAGAAGCGCGCTAGCGAGTGTGCAAACTTACCGCATCGCCCCCGCGGCACGCAACCACAGCCGGGCGTTTGGGTTCGGCCGGAGGCTGCTGGTCACTCGTGCCAGGTGCTTCTATGATTTTGACATGCCGATCGCGTCACCCGAAAGTCGCCGCCGCCTGGAATCGCTCGATCCGGCCCAGTTGGCCGCGCATCAGCTCGAGCGCCTGAACGCACTTCTGGCGGAGATCCTGCCGGCGAATGCCTTCTATGCGACCAAACTCGCCTCGGCGACGCTGCCGCTAGTGTCGCTCCACCAACTCAGCGAACTTCCCTACACGTTCAAGGACGAATTGCTCGGGCCGCCGGGGTCGGGGGGATGGGCCGCTAATCTAACCTGGCCGCGCGAACGCTACGTGCGCTATCACCAGACCTCGGGCACGCGCGGCCGGCCGCTGGCCGTGCTCGATACGGCCGATGACTGGCAGTGGTGGATGGATTGCTGGAATCACATCCTCGACGCGGCGGGCGTCACGCATCAGGATGTCGCGTTCTTCGCCTTCTCGTTCGGGCCGTTCGTTGGTTTCTGGAGCGCACACGACGCGGCGCTGGCGCGCGGCTGCCAGGTGGTTCCCGGCGGGGGAATGAATACGCTGGCGCGGCTCGACCTGATGCGCGCCACCGAGGCCACGGTCGTCTTCTGCACGCCCAGCTACGCGCTGCACTTGGCCGAAACGGCACGGCACCGCAACATCGACCTGGGCGCCTTTCCCGTGCGCGTGCTGGTGCTGGCCGGCGAGCCAGGCGGATCCGTTCCGGCCGTGCGCCATCGCATCGAAGACGCCTGGCAAGCCCATGTGTTCGACCATGCCGGCGCCACGGAAATCGGCCCCTGGGGTTTTGCCGACGAAGCGGCGCGCGGGCTATACGTTAATGAGGCCCAATTCCTCGCCGAGTTCCGCCCCCTCGATCACGCCGGGTCCGCGCAAGAGGGTGATCTCGCCGAGTTAGTGCTCACCACGCTCGGCCGCGCCGGCAGCCCCGTCATCCGCTATCGCACAGGCGACCTGGTTCGTCCCACCTGGCCCGACGATCGCGCCACGCGCTTCGTGCTCTTGGAAGGGGGCGTGCTGGGCAGGGTCGACGACATGATGATCATTCGCGGCGTGAATATCTTCGCCAGCGCGCTCGATCAGATTCTGCGCAGCTTTCCCGAGGTCTCGGAGTATCGCGTGACCGCGCGTAAAGGCGGCGAGATGGACCAGTTGTTCGTCGAGATCGAAGATCATCTCGACAAGCCGCAGCGGGTGGCCGAAGAATTACAATTGCGGCTGGGCCTGAAGGTCGAGGTGGCCGTTGTTCCGCTAGGGACGCTGCCGCGGTTCGAAGGCAAAGGGGCGCGAATCTTCGACGAACGATGACCACCACCGCCTCACTAGTTGCCGCTCACCCGCGCGATGTCCGTGCCGCGGCCCGCGCCGGTAGCCTGACCGGTTTCACGGCAGGCCTTGCGCGCGGTTACGTGCAAGCGAACGTGGTCATTCTTCCGGCCCGTGACGCCAACGACTTTGCCGAATTCTGCCGGCTGAACGGCCGCCCCTGTCCGCTATTGGAACAAACCGCGCCGGGCAACTTCGAACCCGCGCGCAGTGCCCCAGGCGCCGACCTGCGCCGCGACGTACCGCGCTACCGGGTGTTTCGCCACGGTCACGCCGAAGAAGGCGAGCCGACCGACGTCGTATCGCTCTGGCGTGACGATTTCGTCGGCTTTCTGTTGGGCTGCTCGTTCACGTTCGAAACGGCACTCCAGGCGGCGGGCCTGCCGGTGCGTCACATTCAAGAGCAGCGCAACGTGCCGATGTATCGCACGTCGATCGATTGTTACCCTGCGGGCAGATTCGCCGGACCAATGGTGGTAAGCATGCGCCCGTATCGCGAGGATCAGATCGACCGCGTGGTCGAGATCACGGGCCGTTATCCGACGATGCACGGCGCGCCAATTCACGTGGGTGATCCGGCCGCTTTGGGGATTACCGATCTATCGCGGCCCGACTTCGGTGATTGCGTAACGATCGCGGACGACGAGCTGCCGGTATTCTGGGCTTGCGGTGTGACGCCGCAACTGGCTTTGCTGGCCGCGGCGCCCGAGATTGCCCTCACCCACAGCCCTGGCTGCATGTTCGTCACGGATTGGAAGGAGGACGAGTTTTGCACGACGTAAGTATCGCCGGTAAGGTTGCCCCGCTGGATGTGGTTGCCTGTCGCAAACAGTTTCCTGCGCTCGCGCGCGAGATCGGCGGGCGATCGGCGGTTTACTTCGACGGGCCGGCCGGCAGCCAGGTGCCGCTGTCGGTCATCGACGCGATTTCTCGATACCTGGTTGAGTGCAACGCCAACCATGGTGGTTTGTTCGCCACGAGTTTGGACAGCGACCGGATGCTGGCCACCGCCCGCGAGGCCGTGGCCGATTTTCTGGGCACCGGCGACCCGAATCTCGTCGCCTTCGGCGCGAATATGACCACGCTCACTTTCGCGCTGAGCCGGGCGCTAGCGCGCACCTGGAAAACGGATGACGAGATTATCGTCACGCGGCTGGATCACGACGCGAACGTCACCCCCTGGGTACTGGCCGCGCGTGACGCCGGCGCCACGGTGCGTCACCTGAGCGTGCGGCCGGACGATTGCACGCTCGACCTCGATGAATTTCGTGCGCTGCTGTCGCCGCGCACGCGGCTGGTCGCGGTGGGCTGCGCCTCGAACGCCGTCGGCACGGTCAATCCCGTGACCGAAATGGTCGAGCTTGCGCACCAGACCGGCGCGCTGGTGTTCCTCGACGCGGTACATTACGCGCCGCATCGGCTGATCGACGTCGACGGCTGGGGATGCGATTTCCTGGCCTGCTCGGCGTATAAGTTTTTTGGCCCGCACGTGGGTGTGCTATGGGGCCGGCGCGAGTTAATGGAAACGCTGCCGGCCTACAAACTACGACCGGCGGGCGATATGCTGCCCGACCGCTGGATGACCGGCACACAAAGCCACGAAGGGATCGCGGGCACACTGGCGGCCGTGGAATACCTGGCCGATCTCGGGCGCAGCGTCGACCCTTCGCGCGCGGCACGCCGGGCCGCGATCACGGCAGCCTTTGCCGCGATCACGACGTACGAAACGCAGCTTGCCGCGCGATTGCTCTCGGGCCTGGCCGAGTTGCCGCGATTTGCAGTGTGGGGCATCCCTGGCACGGCACGGCTTGGCGAGCGCGTGCCAACCGTGGCGATCAAGCACGCGGAACTCACGGCGCGCGACGTGGCAGCGCGATTGGCCGAGCAGGGCATTTTCGTCTGGCACGGTAACTTCTACGCGCTGCCGCTGACCGAGGCGCTCGGACTCGAGCCCGAGGGGGTCGTGCGGATCGGCCTTTTGCATTACAACACGACTGACGAAGTCGACCGGCTGCTGGCCGCATTGGCGGAGCTTGGTTAGCCGGATTCGGGCCCGCGCGAAAAGTAGGGTGCGCTGTGCGCACCAAGATTCGCAAACCGCTCGCGGTGCCCGCAGGGCACCCTACAAGACAAATACGAAACATGCCCGTTCATCCAACGAAACTTTCCTTGCTCGCCGACGGGGCCGTGCGCATCGAGTGGAGCGACGGCGTGACGCGTCGCTACCCGGTCCGCGAGCTGCGCGACGAATGCCCTTGCGCGACGTGCCGTGAACTGCGGGCCGCACCGCCACCGCCCGCGACGTCGCTTACGGTGCTATCACAGGCCGAAACTCAGCCGCTGAAGCTGACGAGCATGAAGCCGGTCGGACATTACGCCTATTCAATCGAATTCAGCGACGGCCACGACTCAGGCATTTACACGTTCGACCTGCTACGCGAAATCGGCGAAGAGACGTCGTGAAGCGCTGAGCGCGAAGTGATGAGTGCTGAGCGGGAGGACTTCCCGATTCAGCCGTCGTCATTCCAAGGTACGCTCCCTCTTTCGTTCAGCACTCCGCACTCATCACTCAGCACTTACTGCGGCGCCCCTTGCGGCAACCCCTGCAAGCCCTTTAGGGCGTCGAGGTTCAACGGACTGTTGCCTTGACCGGCCGGCGCCGCTGCTTCGGTCTTTTTCTTGATGACCTGGTCGCGGCTGATGTGAATCTTCTTGTAGGTGCCGTCCGAGATGACGTAGTACCAGTCGGCAAAGCGCTCGTTGAGCTCCTTTACGCGCTTTTCGCCGTCGGCAATCTTCTTGTTGTATTCGTCTTCCTTGCGCTTGTTGTCTTCCTTGATGCGCTTGACCTCGGCACGCTTGGCCGCCCGGGCTTTTTCCTCGGCCTCGGCCGCAGCGTCAGGATCGACCGGGGCGGCGGGCTTGGCCTCACCGGCGGGGGCCGCGGCTGCCGGCTGGGTGTCAGTTTGCGTTTCGGCCACCGGAGCTGCATTCTCTTGCGACGCCGCCGCCGGAGCTTGGGCGAGTTCGATGGTAGCCGCCGCGTCGTCAGCCACGGCCAAGAGGTTCTCGTCGCCCGGGCCGAAGCGCGAGGAATCGTTCTTCGGCGCTTCCTTGGGTGCTTCGGCCGGCGCAGCTTCTTCCTTCGGCGTCTCGCCGGCAGGTTTCGTTTCTGTTGCGTCGGCCGGCTTGTTCTCGCCTTCGGCTGGCTTCGTTTCGCCGTCGGCTGACTTTACCTCGCCCTCGGCCGGCTTCTCTTCGAATTCTTCGGCCCCCTCGGGCAGCGGTTGCAACTCGGGCTTCGGAATCAAGTCCTGGCGGAACTGCGCGGTGACCATGATATAACGGTCGACGCCTTTGTCCTTGCCGTCCTTGCTGCTCCCGTCCTTATCCTTCTCATCGGCCTTGGCGGCGTCTTCCGCTTCGCCTTCTTTCTTGCCTTCGGCATCGCCGTCTTTCTTCTCGGCGCTCTTGTCGTCGTCGTCCTCGTCCGTGCTTTGGCCGGCGATCTCGCCGAACCGCAAGATGTACTCGACGCCGTCGTTCAGGCCGCAACGAACTTCGCCTTCGTTCGAGAACAACGCGAAACCACCCTCGACTGGCGCCAAGTAAAAGCCCCGCTGCTGCAGGGCCTGGCGCGTGGCGCGATCGGCCACGAGTTCTTCGCCCGCTTTGAGATCCTTGCTGAGACCAGCCGGCTTGTGCCGGACGTCGACGATCTTCAGATCGTCAAGCGCGGTTTTCAAGTCGTTCAGCTTCTGCGTATCAAGCTCTTCGTCTTCCTTGAGCGTCACTTCTTCCCACTTGCCCGTGGCGGGATCCGTCGCTTCCATCTTTTCCAGCGTCCACTTCGAATCCTTGTTGTTGAAATCGACGATCGTCAGGCCGCGCTGGATGAGCCGTTGATTCAATTCGTCGACGCTGTGGTCATCCATCACGACCTGCTTGACGTCGAAGGCGTTCAACTTCAGCAAGTCTTCCTCGATCCAGTTCTGGAACTTGGTCGACAGCTTGTCGGTTTTGACCACCGCGCGGTAAATGCGGTCCTGGCCCGGCACGCGCACATAGTGCAATTCGGGCCGATCGGGATCCTTCTTGCCGATGATGATCTGGGCCAGCAGGTTGCCATTCTTGTCTTCGAGTGTGACGCGCTTGCCCACGCCCGCGGCGCCGGCTTCCAGCTTGCTCGCGTCCGGATCGACA
Protein-coding sequences here:
- a CDS encoding putative hydro-lyase, with the protein product MTTTASLVAAHPRDVRAAARAGSLTGFTAGLARGYVQANVVILPARDANDFAEFCRLNGRPCPLLEQTAPGNFEPARSAPGADLRRDVPRYRVFRHGHAEEGEPTDVVSLWRDDFVGFLLGCSFTFETALQAAGLPVRHIQEQRNVPMYRTSIDCYPAGRFAGPMVVSMRPYREDQIDRVVEITGRYPTMHGAPIHVGDPAALGITDLSRPDFGDCVTIADDELPVFWACGVTPQLALLAAAPEIALTHSPGCMFVTDWKEDEFCTT
- a CDS encoding phenylacetate--CoA ligase family protein, which encodes MPIASPESRRRLESLDPAQLAAHQLERLNALLAEILPANAFYATKLASATLPLVSLHQLSELPYTFKDELLGPPGSGGWAANLTWPRERYVRYHQTSGTRGRPLAVLDTADDWQWWMDCWNHILDAAGVTHQDVAFFAFSFGPFVGFWSAHDAALARGCQVVPGGGMNTLARLDLMRATEATVVFCTPSYALHLAETARHRNIDLGAFPVRVLVLAGEPGGSVPAVRHRIEDAWQAHVFDHAGATEIGPWGFADEAARGLYVNEAQFLAEFRPLDHAGSAQEGDLAELVLTTLGRAGSPVIRYRTGDLVRPTWPDDRATRFVLLEGGVLGRVDDMMIIRGVNIFASALDQILRSFPEVSEYRVTARKGGEMDQLFVEIEDHLDKPQRVAEELQLRLGLKVEVAVVPLGTLPRFEGKGARIFDER
- a CDS encoding cysteine desulfurase-like protein, with the protein product MHDVSIAGKVAPLDVVACRKQFPALAREIGGRSAVYFDGPAGSQVPLSVIDAISRYLVECNANHGGLFATSLDSDRMLATAREAVADFLGTGDPNLVAFGANMTTLTFALSRALARTWKTDDEIIVTRLDHDANVTPWVLAARDAGATVRHLSVRPDDCTLDLDEFRALLSPRTRLVAVGCASNAVGTVNPVTEMVELAHQTGALVFLDAVHYAPHRLIDVDGWGCDFLACSAYKFFGPHVGVLWGRRELMETLPAYKLRPAGDMLPDRWMTGTQSHEGIAGTLAAVEYLADLGRSVDPSRAARRAAITAAFAAITTYETQLAARLLSGLAELPRFAVWGIPGTARLGERVPTVAIKHAELTARDVAARLAEQGIFVWHGNFYALPLTEALGLEPEGVVRIGLLHYNTTDEVDRLLAALAELG
- a CDS encoding DUF971 domain-containing protein, with protein sequence MPVHPTKLSLLADGAVRIEWSDGVTRRYPVRELRDECPCATCRELRAAPPPPATSLTVLSQAETQPLKLTSMKPVGHYAYSIEFSDGHDSGIYTFDLLREIGEETS
- a CDS encoding DUF4340 domain-containing protein, coding for MSENNKTLTFVASAVVLLLAAWMLRPAPASIERQDDIGQEFFPDFKDPLAATSLEVVEYDEASGGLRPFKVAQVNGVWSIPSHEGYPADAKNQLEQAAVAVMGLEKLSMVSESPKDQETYGVVDPDASKLEAGAAGVGKRVTLEDKNGNLLAQIIIGKKDPDRPELHYVRVPGQDRIYRAVVKTDKLSTKFQNWIEEDLLKLNAFDVKQVVMDDHSVDELNQRLIQRGLTIVDFNNKDSKWTLEKMEATDPATGKWEEVTLKEDEELDTQKLNDLKTALDDLKIVDVRHKPAGLSKDLKAGEELVADRATRQALQQRGFYLAPVEGGFALFSNEGEVRCGLNDGVEYILRFGEIAGQSTDEDDDDKSAEKKDGDAEGKKEGEAEDAAKADEKDKDGSSKDGKDKGVDRYIMVTAQFRQDLIPKPELQPLPEGAEEFEEKPAEGEVKSADGETKPAEGENKPADATETKPAGETPKEEAAPAEAPKEAPKNDSSRFGPGDENLLAVADDAAATIELAQAPAAASQENAAPVAETQTDTQPAAAAPAGEAKPAAPVDPDAAAEAEEKARAAKRAEVKRIKEDNKRKEDEYNKKIADGEKRVKELNERFADWYYVISDGTYKKIHISRDQVIKKKTEAAAPAGQGNSPLNLDALKGLQGLPQGAPQ
- a CDS encoding MFS transporter, which codes for MASSPSPPRRSALLIIFLTVFIDLLGFGMVLPLLPIYGQHFAEMHGFSEQQTGIVVGLLMSSFSAMQFLFLPIWGRLSDRYGRRPIVILGLAGSTLFYAMFGLATAWRSLAGLFITRIGAGIAGATISTAQAFIADCTGKHERAKGMALIGAAFALGFTVGPVLGGAALLAGGEAATSPWPGFLAAALSGVALLLAIFRLPESLSRDSESAARSLFDRRGLHAALSRPSIGLLLLASFVAVFSFANFESTLSLQIKHMVGSDRDRDFAERLEDSLEPAPVAPPEGAATEAMPATRSAPLRGLISFGKSLGYREADKLTLFVVLATFAYLGIILTLAQGFLVRRLSGRMTEGNMATGGAVTAILGFVLLAVAAQRNDFTLLLEAMALEVVGFAFVNPSLQSLLSRRSDPREQGSILGLGQSMTSLARIMGPVFGVSLFARGHDFPYWAATGLMALGIVMIVVAARGGQDFAETHETK